The Lactuca sativa cultivar Salinas chromosome 2, Lsat_Salinas_v11, whole genome shotgun sequence genome includes a window with the following:
- the LOC111883352 gene encoding putative F-box/LRR-repeat protein 23: MTSPSKQQEPEERNWVDVPYDVMANILHKVDAFDILENAQKVCTSWRKICKDPMMWRVIDFSVNHARVDQLPPLREMCEHAVDRSQGQFVDITIVGFTDNELLQYVADRSSQLRRLEISYCFEVTYISWSDALKKLPVLEELSIYVTHISKEAIESAGHYCPMLKTLKLNNNPLRSRELSRFPNERAIAIGKNLPELRHLELIGDKMTNVGLEVILNGCRHLESLDLRACSYIDLSVCSYIDGEGEPIWRRLNV; encoded by the exons ATGACATCGCCATCAAAACAACAAGAACCAGAAGAGAGAAATTGGGTGGACGTCCCATATGATGTAATGGCTAACATTCTACACAAAGTTGATGCTTTTGACATACTTGAGAATGCCCAGAAAGTTTGCACAAGTTGGCGTAAAATCTGCAAGGATCCTATGATGTGGAGAGTTATAGATTTTTCGGTTAATCATGCGAGAGTCGATCAACTACCACCACTAAGGGAGATGTGTGAGCATGCTGTTGATAGAAGCCAAGGCCAATTTGTTGATATCACAATCGTGGGTTTTACCGATAATGAGCTTCTCCAGTATGTTGCTGATAG ATCAAGTCAGCTAAGGCGGCTTGAAATCTCATATTGTTTCGAGGTTACATATATAAGCTGGAGTGACGCTTTGAAGAAATTACCAGTATTAGAGGAACTCAGTATCTACGTAACACATATCTCGAAAGAAGCTATTGAAAGTGCTGGACATTACTGTCCCATGCTAAAAACATTGAAACTGAACAATAATCCATTGAGAAGCCGTGAGTTgtcaaggtttcctaatgagagAGCAATAGCTATCGGAAAAAACCTACCTGAGTTAAGGCATCTTGAACTCATTGGAGACAAGATGACAAATGTTGGGTTGGAGGTGATTCTTAATGGATGTCGCCACCTTGAATCACTCGACTTGCGTGCATGCTCTTACATTGACTTGAGTGTGTGCTCTTACATTGATGGTGAGGGGGAACCGATTTGGAGAAGATTAAATGTGTAA
- the LOC111883450 gene encoding glutathione S-transferase zeta class has protein sequence MEEGNQAMKLYSHPMSSCSRRVRLALNLKGIKYDCINITSTNHPELLKVNPMGYVPALVDGTIVISDSYAILLYLEEKYPLHSLLPQDLTRRAINYQVASIISSSIQPLQNMTLVNYIGEIVGPEEKLPWAQLHIRKGFVALEKLLMKYAGKYATGDEIYLADLYLAPQLDNAINRYKLDMSQDEFPLLIKLNETYSKLPFFQQV, from the exons ATGGAAGAGGGAAATCAGGCGATGAAGCTGTATTCGCACCCCATGAGTTCCTGCTCTCGTCGTGTTCGCCTCGCTCTCAACTTAAAAG GGATCAAATATGATTGCATAAATATTACCTCCACAAATCATCCAG AACTTCTAAAGGTGAATCCTATGGGATATGTGCCTGCACTTGTGGATGGCACTATTGTAATTTCAGATTCTTATGCCATCTTATTg TATCTAGAAGAGAAATATCCTCTGCATTCTTTATTACCTCAAGATCTTACAAGAAGAGCAATAAATTACCAG GTTGCAAGTATCATTTCTTCCAGCATTCAACCTCTTCAAAATATGACTTTAGTT AATTATATTGGGGAAATTGTTGGTCCTGAAGAGAAGCTTCCTTGGGCTCAACTTCATATCAGGAAAGGATTTGTAG CTCTCGAGAAGCTATTAATGAAGTATGCTGGAAAATATGCAACTGGAGATGAAATTTACTTG GCAGATTTATATCTGGCACCCCAACTTGATAATGCAATCAATCGTTACAAGCTTGACATG AGTCAGGATGAGTTCCCTCTACTAATTAAATTAAACGAGACTTACAGCAAACTGCCATTTTTCCAACAGGTGTGA